A section of the Cydia splendana chromosome 1, ilCydSple1.2, whole genome shotgun sequence genome encodes:
- the LOC134798371 gene encoding putative nuclease HARBI1, which translates to MTGKAHHFSQEAMSVYIEEVTAALNHPNILKMFIHFPTTREERDDIRQSFFNKYGIPGVIGSIDCSHFKIFTPKKEEEHLYFCRKHYHSTNVQMICDNDCKILSINAKFGGAAHDSFIWENSNVNNYIQSLHRRNEIVWLLGDSGYPQRPWLMTPYLNPTPNSVEENFNAAHTSARVVIENTFGRLKNRWRCVHRDRNLHYRPEKCSQIIIACSVLHNIALKYNVPDPEEIREQDQEFHRAEVVLENGGASDLLMGRALRDQLEDLHQGGHSIIV; encoded by the exons ATGACTGGCAAGGCACACCATTTTTCGCAGGAAGCAATGAGTGTTTACATTGAAGAGGTAACAGCCGCGTTGAACCACCCCAATATTCTAaaaatgtttatacattttccAACCACACGCGAAGAAAGAGATGACATTAGACAAAG ttttttcaataaatatggAATCCCAGGGGTGATAGGAAGCATTGACTGCAGCCACTTCAAGATATTTACACCCAAAAAGGAAGAAGAACACTTATATTTCTGTAGAAAGCATTATCACTCAACGAATGTACAAATG ATATGTGATAACGATTGTAAAATTTTATCCATTAATGCTAAGTTTGGAGGTGCAGCCCATGATTCTTTCATATGGGAAAATAGTAATGTTAACAATTATATACAGTCCTTACACAGGCGTAATGAAATTGTCTGGCTTTTAG GTGATTCTGGTTACCCTCAACGGCCATGGCTGATGACACCATATTTGAACCCAACTCCCAACTCTGTTGAAGAAAATTTCAATGCAGCCCACACTTCTGCAAGAGTTGTCATTGAAAACACTTTTGGGCGATTGAAGAACCGTTGGCGCTGTGTACACCGAGATAGGAATTTACATTATAGGCCAGAAAAGTGCTCACAAATTATTATAGCATGTTCTGTGCTACACAACATTGCCTTAAAGTACAATGTTCCGGATCCCGAAGAGATACGTGAACAAGATCAAG AATTTCATCGAGCGGAAGTGGTGTTGGAAAATGGAGGTGCTAGCGATTTATTAATGGGGAGAGCACTACGGGATCAGTTAGAAGACTTGCATCAAGGCGGTCATAGTATAATTGTTTAA